CGCTTCGGGCCCTGGAGCGTCTGCATGAGGCGCTCGGTGTGCACGAGCGGTGAGAGCTCCTCGGCCTCGCCGGCGAGGCACAGGTAGGGCGCGCGGATCCGCTCGGCGTGGCCCTCCCAGGTCATGCTCTTGCGCAGCTCGTCGAACTCGTCCTCGTCCGTGACGCCGGCCATGTACATGAAGCGCATCTTGAAGGTCGGCGACGCCTCCTCGAAGATCGTATGGAAGCCCGGCTCGTGGCACACCGAGGCGACGGCGACCGCGCGGAGCCGAGGCTCGTGCGCGGCGGCGATCGTCCCGAAGAAGGAGCCGAAGCTGTTGCCGCTGAGGCCGATGCGGTCGGGATCGATCTCGGGCCGCGCCCGGAGCCAGTCGACCACGGCCTTGCCCGTGTCCATCCAGGCGGCCATGCCGAAGTGGATCCCGAGCACCGGGCTCTCGTACTGGCCGGGCCCGTCCAGGGCGAGGACGGCCATGCCGCGCTGGAGCCAGCGGTCGCCGTACAGCGCGACTCCCATCTCCTTGAAGCTGTCCATGCCCGGGAGCGAGAGGACGACCGGCACGCGCCCGTCCCGGCGGCCGGGCGGCAGGTGGAACCAGCCCGGCAGCGCCGCGCCGCCCCGCAGCGGGACCCACGCCGCCTCCACGTGGTGGTCGGCCAGCCGAGCGTAGCTCGTGTAGCACGTGCGCTTGCGCTCGTTGTAGAGCCGGTTCTGCTCGTTGTTCTCGTCGATCGGCCACTGCGCGGCGGC
This genomic interval from Candidatus Methylomirabilota bacterium contains the following:
- a CDS encoding alpha/beta hydrolase, with amino-acid sequence MAHRSPDHAAPAATPPARRGPVTRRFTAQRWLLDNTIRAVGMDWDQPRSIYLSAPCGPEANADFAELRQRITKLADASPAFEVVARRREAKAQAAERDGALVTARESYFMAAIHWAAAQWPIDENNEQNRLYNERKRTCYTSYARLADHHVEAAWVPLRGGAALPGWFHLPPGRRDGRVPVVLSLPGMDSFKEMGVALYGDRWLQRGMAVLALDGPGQYESPVLGIHFGMAAWMDTGKAVVDWLRARPEIDPDRIGLSGNSFGSFFGTIAAAHEPRLRAVAVASVCHEPGFHTIFEEASPTFKMRFMYMAGVTDEDEFDELRKSMTWEGHAERIRAPYLCLAGEAEELSPLVHTERLMQTLQGPKRLVIYQGSRHSVGNVPAANLGPFPPILMADWMAATLDGATFPSERWYVEAGGRVVKTPL